The genomic window ATCATTCCATCATCTGCCAAACCATTTCCTTTTCTCCTGATACTCTTACTTATATAATAAAGCTGCCAACTATGGCCATCAGATAATTGGAGTGgagtaaaacacacaatacttgcctctgaaatgtactgaaatatatagatagatatacgCTACTTAAAGAGATAAAATAGGGTGTTATGTTgctgtactttacttgagtaaatgtacaaaGCTACTTTCTACAGTACTGTTTATATAATTGTTAATGTGTGATGTTTAAGTTGCTCCCTTCCCTCAGGGTAATTTTACTTCTTCCTGGCAGTTGTTGTTTGATGTGAACCCCTAAAGAGCACATTTGTGTGTACTGCCTTGTTATCATATtcacttaaaaaatgattttattagaAACTGTAGCCCTCTAACCCAGACTGAATGGAGTAAACAAATGCAGGGTTTCATGGAAATATGGCCAAAACACAGGTGACAGGCTCGTAATACTTTCTGAAGCTGCTCTGTTGTCTTGCAGGCTGAAAATAGAGATTTCACAAGGTTGAATACTtcattaacaaaaacacaaatatacatgtatgtttgttttgctcTCTGCAGGCTTAAACTTCACCTCTTGATTTTTAGTGTCCACACAGCCAGAGATTCTTTACATTGTGTTGCCTCTGCAGGTCCCTCTGGGTCCTCTCAGTCAGCTCTAATATCCTTCTCAATTCCCTGTCAACTTGGTGACACATCATAATCCCTCTCCTCCTGGTGTGCGACTTTATGAGAGAGAGTTTGTGTCCACAGATCTAAATACAACTTTCTACTGTAGATTCAGCAGTATCCTATTTCACCTGAGTATTATTGGATTAGACATGTACTGTAGACTACTAGACTATTATTAACACAATGTGAAGGAATATGgatcagacttttttttcccagataATACTTTGAAATGGTTGACAGGGAAGAGAGACAAAGGCAAATGACACGTGTCAGAAGCCTTTAGATATTTACAGCCAGGATTTATGTTACATCATTCTGCCAAAAGGAAAGACTCTGGTAGCGTGGGCAGGACGCCGATGGTGGTTTTTTTCGCAGGCAAATCATGTGTTCACTCAGTTTAAATTTCACTAAAACTCATATACTTTTTGATAAACATAAaatctccttctttctttccatcatcTGCCAAaccattttcttttctcctgaTACTCTTACTTATATAATGAAGCTGAAACCATTTTCATACATATGTCACATGTCTTATATTAAGTACAGCAGAGACCAAGATCTTTATTGTTAATCCTTATTATTACTGAACATATACTGAACATCATGTCAGAATTACATgtcatattaaaatgaaatgagtaAAGTTAGCCCGAGGTGACATTTAAATTGCAAAACTGCAACAATATTAATATTGGAATTGTATTGTTCAAATTGGAATATATATTAATGGggaatgatgatgaatgaagaGATGGGGAGAGTACAGACATCAGACCTGCAGCTGCTATCAGATGTGatagaaagattttttttttttttaacttggtaataaattaattactagaaatcattttaaatcccAACTAATGAGAGCTGCTGTAGGTGAACTTTGTGTAACATATGATGGaaaattttaaacaaatatctGCCAGAGAGGCCAGGTTTTTTCTGGACTGGTGAGATAAGGGGATGGATATTCATAatcatatttcaaatatttctctgtattttaaaGTCCTATTAACATCTTTCCATACTTTATTTGACTTGTGTCATGAGATTTGTTCAAACAGGGAGATCCAATCTGCAAATATATCAAGAgtgtcacatttgtttttagGCTTACTGGCTagaaatgagacaaaacaaaacacaaagtttccCTTGAGATCCACAAAGTCTTTATTACAAAACATGTATTGTATCTTGAGGGTTTATTTTAAGCAACTGTGTCATGTCACAAAGTCGTGTCGGGCTTTTTAATGTCTGATCCATCAGAGCTGCTTCAGATGACAACAGCTCAAATCTATCAGATCATGGCAGACCCTCAGAAATAAATGGAATAAATTAAGGGGGCTGAGGCTATTGTTATGGTGGTAACATGAATACGAATACATCAAACTTTCTATTATGAGCAAAATCAAACTtaacaataatttattttttctttataaaacaaaaaaaaccccactaaatgtcattttgtaatgtttattgGTCAGGGTGGTAAAACAGAGTTAATAGCTTTAAgaatcaaagctttttttttttccaaagttaAGTTTTTCAAATTTCTTCTTTGTATTTAAAGATTCAGATAAAACTGCACTGTTCTCCCTTTGCCCACATCTCAGAAAGATTTCTGCTTCCACACACGAGCTCATATAAGACGAGAAGTTAACGGCAGTGTTTGTGCAGCAGATTAGGATTTATGTGTATGAAACCCCAGTCAGCTCCTGTGACTCCTGGAACACTGGAGCACATTTGTTTGTATATAAGCCAGCCTCATACCGTGGTCACCCTCATGACCACCTCATGGTTGGTACTGTGCAGGTTGTTGGGTCTTAACTGGCTGAGGATGTGCAAAATAGTGTAGCCACAGTGGTGGTTAAGAAAAGTCCTGACATGCCGGCTTGCCCGCCGTCCGCTGTTTGTGACAGTGTGAGAAGAGTTCCTCTCAACACGACCGGCGCCTTTACTGCTGGAACTGATGGGGTCACCTAAGTCCTTTGCTTTCTCATAATTGAGCACTTTCCACTGCTGGTTCACCGCCTGCCAGCGCTTAAAGATCCGGTAAACAGACGATCCTTCATGGATTATAAGGCCTGGACATAAAGGACAAAGggtgggggaggtggaggggcaGGAAACAGGGTTACATATAgacaaacagttgcctattcaGCGAGAATCAGGAAGTACTCAAAAGGTACAGAAGGTACAGAGTTGATAAGAACTTCTAGTCCTATAGTTCTTATTAACACTGAAAAGATTAAACATACTAGGCTTGTTTGTGGGTATTTTGGAATTATGTTTGGTAAGATTAACTGGATAAATCTTTTTAATAAGATAAGTTAAAGATGTGTTTAGTGAAAAACACATTGGTGAAACTTTATCTTAGAGGTCTGTAATTTCCTGATAATTTCATTTCATagtttgtttcttgtttctggGAACAAATGATGTAATTATTGAACCAAAATAATTATCAGTGCAAGAACTGAACCATTTCTTATACAAGAGCATTTAAACCCAAGTAAATGTTAAtccattattcatttattattggaaCCTTTATTCTTTGTATATGTTGAATTGCATGCTTTCCTgtacacacattttacatttttgcatgtttagcTCATCCCATGATTGTCTAGATTACAATTAACTGGAATTTATTGGAAGTGTACTATTGAGCGCAGTCTCTTTTTCCCCTATAAAAGTACCAAATTACATATTTCTTTCTAGGAAATTATAGCATTACCACCAATTTTGCGAGGATAACAATCAACTGTGTTGATATTCAAACCACCTTTGAAATAACCCAACCTCTGCGTTTTACCTATACAAACTATGTCCATGAAGCCGTACATGCCGTAGCATATCTGGAAGAGAAGATCCTGGCGCTGCCATTTGGCTGACGGACTGAGGGAAGACCACACCAGCCAGGAGATACTGGCGATGAGGAACAAAGAGCCCAGGATGATAGCTGCGATCTGCACTTTCTCAATCACAGTCAGAGAGATGGCCTGCCACTGCAGAAACAGAGTGAGACACAAACATGGACTGAGATCCAGTATTATCAGAGTAAATTGCCAAATGCGTCTTGGTTAAGAGAGATAATGGTGCAAAGTTTCTAGCAGTATCTGACTAAATCTTTGCAAAAATGTACCTCTAAAGAGCACTATGCATCTAAATAGCCACATTTCATCTCTgtttggttgttggttgtttaaCTATAACACATTTCTCTTTGCCTTGCTTCTCCGTAGCAGGATACATTGCATTATTTGATTAGTGTGCAAGGTCGGTcgtaaaatatttttctcacaaGTGCCTCTGGTTTGAGACTTACTTTAAGTGAAGCAGTTGTtccaaacaaatatattttgacaCAAAGTGAAGCTAATGTAGATGTAGCATTGTTGAATTGAATGAAATTGTAATGAATAGCATTCCACTTAAacaaatgacattaaaaattaaaaaaagttgtTTCACATTAACTCCAGTGATGCTATCACCCCCACTGCAATTTCTTTATGTAGTTGTAAGAATACCTGTTGTAAAGACTCAATAATGACTTGTATATAAGATCAAATATACCAAAGTTTCACTGGCTTTCCCATCAAAGTTAATGGAGATATATGAACAGCAATTGCCAGATGGTTTACTTGCTTCGTGGCTCTCTAGAGAGACTCTGCTCTGGCAGTGTGGTGTCAGTATTGGATTTAATGTCATTCAAGTGACAGGCCTCCGCagatttatttgacagtaacaCTGCTTATATCTTCTGTGAGACAAATGCTTTATTGCCCCAATTCACTCCACACCTTCAAAGTGCTGTAACTAGAGTGCTACAGTATGTCATCCACTATGTGCAGTCGCTACAGAGCTGCAAAAACCCCCCACAACCTCATAGCTTTTGTACtgataataaaaccataaaaaccaAGTAGTTTAGAGAATTTAAATCAACCCATTTAACTAATACTACATAATGTAAATTCTCCAGCAATATTGAAGTTTTATTCATAATTGAGCAGGCATTTCATCTGCGAATATCTCTTTTCCCGCTGTCATTTGGTGATTGTTTGGTCCGTTGGTCTACTGTGTCCCATGCGAAATGTCCATTGTCTCCGTTCTCGGCATCTTCATATAAGTCTTCatcactttcttcttctccatttGTTAATTGAAAACAGTATAAATAGCTCTGTGAAAATCTGCAAAGGGCAATTCACTCTTTATCTGTGTTTCCTGTTGGGGGTCAGTGCATGTGAATGGGACAAAATCAGGTCAAATGTAGTCTGGCAGCCTCATGTGAAAGACCTTTAGTAGTGAAGCTCCTCatccacatttttaaaactttctaAAGCTTATGATTGTTTGCCAAAATGTTAATTAAGATAGAGCGACAAAGGGACACTGACTGTACCTGCAGCGGGTTTTTGGTGCTGATGGCCAGGACCTGGTACTTGAAGTAGCAGAGCTCACAGCTCCAGGAGCCTCTCTCACTGATCCAGCGGATAAGGCAGGACTGGTGAGTGCAGCGCACGGAGCCGGCACAGCGACATGGACTCAACAACTCTCCCTGCAGGACACAAGGAGCAGCTGCATGAGACACACTGCTGGATGTTGAAGCTGTTAGGCTACTGAATCAGTCAGTTAGAAGAAGATTTGATTTGGTGAAGatgacagtgaaaataaatatttttataatgaatAGCCAAACTCGGAAATCCCCTGCCCTGACGATGTTACTGTCACATTTCATCTACTGAAAGTGCTGTTTGAAGGTATTGTATGAGGTGTTGTTCATGCCCTGAGGCCGATaagggattttaaaaaaaagagaaaagcaaggAGCAAGTACCAAccattttaatcagtttaaaaGTATTCTGCATGTGCATCAATAAGTGAAAATACCACatcaaaaagtatttaaaaaaatactttttgagaTATGAGCTTAAAAGGTTAGTTAAGTACTAAAAGATCAAGATAAAGTGTAGACTGATGATGATTCTTAGTTTTTTGGTTAGTGAAATGTGTTGAGTATAGTTTAATTgggttttatttgatttattgacaGTCAGTGTTGTATATGAACCTACATTTGTCTCTTAGAGAGAAACACCGacaataataatgacaaataacTATTATTTCTCAgtgctcacacacaaaaaatttaaaggtgctgttttatttgaccgaaagtccaaaacctaaaaatatttaattcatttttgtatATGACAACCAAGAACATCAAATATGTCACGTTGATCAGttaaatttttggcatttttgctgaaaaaatgactggaacaattatttgattatcaaaatagttgctgattaaatTTCAGATGATCAACCAATCGATTAATTggttaattgtttcagctctagcaTTAACGGTTTGATAACTGAAAGACCGCACAAACTACACAGTTTGTTAATGCCTCCTCTCAAAATAacacttttgtatttttgataaACTCCTTGTGAGTTTGTGGAATctaaacatttgtgtttttgattaaCAAGGAACTTAAGGCAacgtttaaaaaaatgaatcaccTTTTAATTTCTTCATTCACTGCCAGTGGTCACATCAGGTTTCAGTAAAACTCACAGCGTTCAATTTCCTCCAACTCTTTGAGAGCCATCTTTGATACTGCTGGCTCTCCATCTTCTGTCTGACAGCTTCTCTGTAGCAGCTGTAAAGATTCTTGCCTTCACTTTCATCTTCAGCTGTTTTGTGCAAAgtgctgtgttgtgttgagttGAAAAGAGGTGCGAGAATCCAATTCTGTTGAATTTTACAATGCTGCTTTGAtgcatcattgattaatctcaCACAAATGTCTGATTAAAGCCCTGCGTTCATATCAAACACCTGTTACCTTTCTTTTTGTGGTGAAATATTGATAAGTCcttaaaaaaagcacattttaattcaattgcGTACAAAGGAAGGAAATCCAACCTACCTAGCAtgacaaatgacacatttttaaacttaTGGGCTTTGTAgctacatatactgtatgtcaagaGAGACTATTTTTCCATTTGCATGGGCACAAAAAGATGAATAGGACAGAACAAAATGACTGcaagtacagtatatgcattgaTCGTTgcctgtaaaatgtttttaaagctgctgctgataCAGTGCTGTAGGGTTTATATCAAAGCACATATCAGGCCCCTAAAATAGTGCATTTGAATGTCATGACATGTCTGAGCATTGCTAGTCAATCATATCACTTCATAGCATAAATGCAGAAGGCTATAATTGTCTAGGAACATTTCCACAAGAGTGACACTGAATTCATCTAATTGCACTGGCTTGcccagtcaccagatctcagtCCAGATTAACATTTGGGATGAGATTTTTGGCTCAGCGATCGGCTCCCAACTTGACACACTTGCAGAAAATACCGGAGTCAATAGAGGCCAGAAATCCCGAAGGAAGGTTTTGGCAGTTGAACCCTAGTTAAATTATGACTGATAAGGGTATAAAAGCAAGTTCGCCTCATTATGATGGAGGTATTTCAAGCATCATGAATGTATATGTGCTGACTTAAAGGGAAAAGTTAATTGGTTGAGGTCTTCAGTGGATATACACATGGCTTTACTGAGCTGTAAACATTCAAAATATGAATCAAAGTGTAATGAAGTGAGAGTATACAGAGTTTTGATACATGTGACTGACTGCTGCTTCTTCTGGATACAGTTTGCTTCTCTCGTGTCACTCCTCTGTAGCCTCAATAGAAATCACAGGACATCTGGCGCAGGTTTTTGTTGTCAGTATGAGACTCCCTGAGGCTCTCGGACTGACAACGCTCTCACACATCtcactttattttctgtctgactCTAGGTGATGTGCGAGGTCTTTAATTAGTTGAATATCTGGAGGGGAAACAAAAACTTTATAAGACCTCTGGCAAAGTCTTTCTTTTCAAGGTTGATTTCATCCACTAGATTTGACATGCTAAGACTTCCACTtctttccatttaaaaaaaaaaaaaacccacatcttACTTAACTTTCTGTGCATCCCCCGCACCTCTGCTCTCCTTCATGTGAGTAGACGACACTTCATGGACAGCTGGGTGAAAGTGTACTTTGTGTGACCTTCCTGTAGCGTAAATGAATGATCGAATGCTGGCATTAATGCGTCCTGCTGAAGAATCCATCAGCGACTTATTGAAATGCTGCCTTCTTCACTCAAACCCCTCTGAATATAAATGAGTATAAATAAACAACttccaaaaatgtcttttatgtcAAGGAAACATTCTTGACATAAAAGAACTTCACTGGTTCACATAGTAAATAAAGCTCCTCCTGCTTCTCTCCAGCCTATTCTTAACTGACGTCCTTCATCTGCCCACTGCTATTTTCAGATCACTGTTGATAGATTAATTCCTTTTTTTAGTCTTAGTCACTCGGGCATTTTTAGGTTGTGTCAGAGCAGACTTGATGCACACTTGTTTGGTATTTATGTATAATAGCTCATATCTTCATATCCTCTGTacctctggaggagctttgtccaGCCTGAGAAAAataccctgatgatgtcataggtatgtcatcagggttatgtCAGCTTGAGCTCTGACACAAATTTCTAACAGAATACCTGCATTACAAATTGGTTGTGTGGCATATGTGGGAATTTATCATGCACAGAGAGCcttataaaaacatgttatttagttgcattatgggaaatgtaggatcgAATGCTTTTGGTGCTTGTTGTGTTACATATCACAATCTCTTGACTTcatactgaagttctttgagaaattgacagtgtagcacaaagtcaaaaGGTTgcgatatgtagcacaacatgCTAGCGACGCTCTGTAAATGGATCCACATgtgcagtggcgtctgccttacatgGAACaactctccggagactgaaaacatgattgtgttattagtctttggagctgtttctaaacaaactaccgtGTCCAGactctttgtggtgaaggagcatgtcacccagtgcaactgatgtgtttttaacagtttttggacaacaatggagatcTTTGGCATAGAGGAATCAGGccttggatacacacacagtacttgtaagtaggaggaattcattgttggttttcaCTGCACATGAAAATAGGAAAAACATTGAAAATCACCACCCTTATCCTTTGAGGatcttggcctctgctgctttgatttcgAGTGTTCTTTTCGAAATTTGTCCTTCGGAAGTCCACCAACTGTAAGAAACTGCAATACTAAATTGATGGAGCACCCCTTTGATGCTGAAAGCAGATCAAATGAAGCTAAATTAAAGGCTGGCACCGAAGCATTTATTTGTAGATATTATATTTTGTTCAAAATAGTCTTAAACCTGCATGTGTCTTGGCAAACGTTTGGATTTGAATGTCTAATGTTACTCTGAATGTGTAGTATTCAGTTTTGAAGATGCCAGACATTTCCAGCATTTCAGCTCAAACAGCAGTGGAGTATATTGGAGTTGGTCAGACCTCTCAGATCATCTGGGACAAGTTTACTGTCCTAAATAAAATAAGTCTAAACTAAACTCCAACTCTCAGTTCAAGACTTTTTTGTTTGccactgccttttattaaattcaacTTGGGACTATTTATTAATATCTTGCACTACACTGTAGCAGcactgtgatttttaatgtctctaacttgttgttgaaaggtgtcacaaaaataaacttgccttgtcCTGCCGAGCAAACCTGGACTGTAGTGATTCAATCAGTGGTTTGCTAAAGGGCACAGAGATCCAATTGAGTAGCTGACACCCCTGGTTAAAGTACAGGAAtccacattaaaacatgttttatttgagtttaCCTTCTCTGGCCCCTGGAAGCAGATCCGGCACTGCGGTGAGCGCGTCCCGCTCTCTGAGAGACTCGGGAGGGAAGAGGCGTCCAGGCCTCCCTGGGGTTTGGCTTCTTTATCTTCAAATGCCAGGCTGCGTGGCCGGGGGTCAGAGCCGTAATATTCCTCCTCGTCGTCCCGGTGAGAGCAGCTCAACGGCGGCCAACCACAGCCTCCTATAGCGAGCCCTCTCATCCTGGTCTGCGTGTCCGGGTCTGTGCCCGGTTCAGTCCTCCTGCTTGATCCAGAGCGCATCAGTAACAACACTTTGAGTTCATTGAAAAACATCCGGATCCGATACTTGAACATTCTTCAACAGCTTTACTAAACAGGCAAAACTGCTCTGTGATACAAAACTGCTCTCAGCTCCCCATTGACTGTGCAGACTGGTccattataaattattattattatcattattactataATTATGTTGGCATCTGAACCACTTGATTCAAGCAGACAGTTCACATCCtagcatataaaataaaataaaatacagatcTCGGTCAAAAAAGCATGCGAACAACATGATAGGCTATTAG from Thunnus maccoyii chromosome 3, fThuMac1.1, whole genome shotgun sequence includes these protein-coding regions:
- the LOC121894299 gene encoding E3 ubiquitin-protein ligase MARCHF9-like, translating into MFKYRIRMFFNELKVLLLMRSGSSRRTEPGTDPDTQTRMRGLAIGGCGWPPLSCSHRDDEEEYYGSDPRPRSLAFEDKEAKPQGGLDASSLPSLSESGTRSPQCRICFQGPEKGELLSPCRCAGSVRCTHQSCLIRWISERGSWSCELCYFKYQVLAISTKNPLQWQAISLTVIEKVQIAAIILGSLFLIASISWLVWSSLSPSAKWQRQDLLFQICYGMYGFMDIVCIGLIIHEGSSVYRIFKRWQAVNQQWKVLNYEKAKDLGDPISSSSKGAGRVERNSSHTVTNSGRRASRHVRTFLNHHCGYTILHILSQLRPNNLHSTNHEVVMRVTTV